GGCGAAGAACACGGCCGCGACCAGCCCGTACATCAGGGCGATCTGCCCGCTCTGGCTCGCCAGCCCGTCTGCGGCAACTGCCGCGCCGAGTACGCCGACTGCTTGCAGCAAGGACACTCCAAACGCGCTGCTCAGGGTGGCGACGAGGATGCTGGCTGCGTGCTCTTTCGGGATGCTCATGCTGCCCGCTCCATGCTGAGCATCAGTGCGCTGATCTCTTCCGCGGTCGACCGGCCTCGGTCGGCGACGACCTGGCCGTCGGCCAGCACGAGGATGCGGTCGGCGTGGCTCGCGGCGATCGGGTCGTGGGTGACCATGGCGATGCTCTGCCCATACTCGGTGGCGGCCGCCGCGAGCAGGCTCAATACTTCGCGGCCGGTGCGCGAGTCGAGGTTGCCGGTCGGCTCGTCGGCGAACACGAGGTCTGGGCGAGCGGCCAGGGCGCGGGCGATCGCCACTCGCTGCTGCTGGCCGCCGGAGAGTTCGTGCGGTCGGTGCCGCAGACGTTCGGTGAGTCCCAGCGTGTCGACCAGCTGGTCGATCCAGGCGCGCTCGGTGGTGGACGGCTTGCGGCCATCCAGCTCGAACGGCAGGGCGATGTTGCCGGCGATGTCGAGCGTCGGCACCAGGTTGAACGACTGGAACACGAACCCGACCCTGCGCCGACGCAGCAGGGTGAGCTCCTTGTCGCCGAGGCCGGTGATGTCGGTGTCGCCGAGCCAGACCTGGCCCGAGGTGGCGGAGTCGAGGCCCGCCATGATGTGCATGAGCGTCGACTTGCCGGAACCGCTCGGACCCATGATGGCGGTGAACTGGCCGCGCCGGATGCCGATGCTGACGTCGCGCAGGGCGTCGACCTGTCCGCGGCCGTGTCCGTAGGACTTGCTGAGATTGCTGACCCTGGCGACCAGGCCGAGGTCGGAAGTGGTGATGTGCATGTATTCCACGCTAGGCATGTAGAGGAATACTCGCGTCAGTCTGCGGGGTGAACCCGCGTACATCGTTCGGATGACCTTCGGTCGCCAGCCGTCAGTCGACCAGCCCGTGCTCGAACGCGAACACCACCAGCTGCACCCGGTCGCGCAGGCCAAGCTTGCCGAGCACCCGGCTGATGTGGGTCTTGACCGTGGCCTCGCTGAGAAATTCGGATGCCGCGATCTCCGCGTTGCTCAGCCCCTTGGCGGCGTGGGCGAAGATGTCGCGTTCCCGCGCGGTCAGGGTCGCGAAGCTGGCGGGCTTCTCCGGTCGGCGTGACGCGCCGGAGAAGTGC
This Salinibacterium sp. ZJ450 DNA region includes the following protein-coding sequences:
- a CDS encoding ABC transporter ATP-binding protein encodes the protein MHITTSDLGLVARVSNLSKSYGHGRGQVDALRDVSIGIRRGQFTAIMGPSGSGKSTLMHIMAGLDSATSGQVWLGDTDITGLGDKELTLLRRRRVGFVFQSFNLVPTLDIAGNIALPFELDGRKPSTTERAWIDQLVDTLGLTERLRHRPHELSGGQQQRVAIARALAARPDLVFADEPTGNLDSRTGREVLSLLAAAATEYGQSIAMVTHDPIAASHADRILVLADGQVVADRGRSTAEEISALMLSMERAA